A region of Larimichthys crocea isolate SSNF chromosome X, L_crocea_2.0, whole genome shotgun sequence DNA encodes the following proteins:
- the gprc5bb gene encoding G protein-coupled receptor, class C, group 5, member Bb yields MAVSPIIICLLSLIGYGSSHPSPPPRGCSVDVDPPYRVLCDLESVWGVVLEAVACCGGLSSLVLAVLLLVKLRSISDPARRSGMGPLLLLLGTLLGLFSISLAFLVGKNQALCVVRRAFWGPLFALCFSSLLVQGVRLRRLVAGSTSPSGSTLAALGLALALVQGIISAEWVLLTVVREGHPACEYPPLDFALTCSYTLGLLLIAMGLSLGVVLCGGEFGTEGAGGNEEDREGESEKRRWKCNAVWLFLSSLASALLWVAWLGFYLYGSQALRGKGKGERLGAGKKDVKVLDEPALAVALVIQGWILLLFHAIPEAHLCLRKPPQSNTQDFFDTTHTSPPPHFGDELPAHTHRPFPENQAFSVEEHGATLRTGTYHSSHGTARPGIAFRGHVYQPTEMALVMNGGTMPTAPINYTGRRLW; encoded by the exons ATGGCCGTCAGCCCTATCATCATCTGCCTCCTGTCACTGATTGGCTATGGCTCATCCCacccgtctcctcctcctcggggATGCAGTGTGGATGTGGACCCACCCTACAGAGTGCTATGTGACCTGGAGTCAGTTTGGGGTGTGGTTCTGGAGGCCGTGGCCTGCTGCGGTGGCCTCAGCTCTCTAGTCCTCGCTGTGCTCCTGCTAGTCAAGCTGCGCTCCATTTCTGACCCTGCCAGGCGTTCCGGCATGGGgcctcttctcctgctcctgGGCACGCTCCTTGGCCTTTTCTCCATCTCATTGGCTTTCCTGGTGGGGAAGAATCAAGCGCTCTGTGTGGTCCGCAGGGCCTTCTGGGGTCCCCTTTTTGCCCTCTGCTTTTCCAGCTTGCTAGTGCAGGGTGTGAGGCTCAGGAGGCTGGTGGCTGGCAGTACGAGCCCATCGGGCAGCACCCTGGCAGCACTCGGTCTGGCCCTGGCCCTGGTTCAGGGGATCATTTCTGCTGAATGGGTCTTGCTAACTGTAGTTAGGGAGGGTCACCCGGCCTGCGAATATCCACCTTTAGACTTTGCTCTGACATGCAGCTACACCCTGGGGCTGCTCCTCATAGCCATGGGCCTTTCTCTGGGGGTGgtgctgtgtggaggagagTTCGGGACAGAGGGAGCAGGTGGCAATGAGGAAGatagagaaggagagagtgaaaaacGGAGATGGAAGTGTAACGCTGTGTGGCTCTTCCTGTCCAGTCTGGCGTCAGCATTGCTATGGGTGGCCTGGCTGGGCTTTTATCTCTATGGCAGCCAGGCTCTGAGGGGAAAGGGGAAAGGAGAAAGATTAGGAGCAGGAAAGAAGGATGTAAAGGTGTTGGATGAGCCTGCACTGGCCGTGGCCCTGGTCATTCAGGGCTGGATCCTGCTGCTGTTCCATGCTATTCCAGAGGCGCACCTGTGTCTCCGGAAACCTCCACAATCCAACACACAAGACTTCTTCGACACCACTCACACGTCCCCTCCTCCACATTTTGGCGATGAGCTGCCTGCACACACTCACCGACCCTTCCCAGAAAACCAGGCCTTTTCTGTGGAGGAACACGGCGCAA CTCTCCGAACTGGAACATACCACAGCAGCCATGGGACTGCCCGTCCCGGCATTGCCTTCAGAGGACATGTCTACCAACCCACTGAAATGGCTCTGGTCATGAATGGTGGAACA ATGCCCACAGCCCCCATTAACTACACTGGGCGACGGTTATGGTGA
- the knop1 gene encoding lysine-rich nucleolar protein 1, with product MKMEEEKSEENFVKKKKKPKKGQATLFNNENCTIDDESLAEVKKEKKKKKKKNDAVVIEEQEICDGDGEKEEKKKNKKRKLVTESLNEANGSDVRSENDEEVSKKKKKKKQLPDGENQVETAQVKEKEEEEEVEKKQKKEKKIKNKSPPMKPENVKMEEEEEIQQAGNDDVPKKAKKGKNNLVVSTEETEEQVKEKKKKKKKKSTGDETSEAMDEIIVSKKKNKAKTKVAESEEKLETPEAETGEFEEVKVKKNKKKKEDGNGEGMAEIKSKNKMSKAEKENLLHRKKDTSTKDEIITEEEETEPKKKKKKKKGNLKGDEKECEEVEEQSTETLATAAEETTSKKRKKSSINGNGQVENVSFETGAKKKKKKIKEEVEDQQDLAQEDVVFLSEKSGNTDEVTINQERRQALQIEIDKASQPQKPAKPSGFGQWSTAQFNSSDQQQKFLRLMGGFKKGFQPAAGNTGGGNMALGKDAQQQLQQGLLGEFERAQSRRMDFSGRGAGLGFTAPSNKKFSIDINSCRSVRFDD from the exons atgaagatggaggaagagaagagtgaGGAGAAttttgtgaagaagaagaagaaacctaAGAAAGGACAGGCCACTCTGTTTAACAATGAAAACTGTACTATTGATGATGAGAGCCTAGcagaggtgaaaaaagaaaagaagaagaagaagaagaaaaacgatGCAGTGGTTATAGAAGAACAGGAGATTTGTGATGGGGATGgtgaaaaggaagagaagaagaaaaataagaagagaAAACTCGTCACTGAATCTCTGAATGAGGCCAATGGTTCTGATGTTAGGAGTGAAAACGACGAAGAAGTcagcaagaagaaaaagaaaaagaagcagctgcCTGATGGTGAGAATCAGGTGGAAACTGcacaagtaaaagaaaaagaagaagaagaagaagtggaaaagaaacagaagaaggagaaaaaaataaaaaataagtctCCACCAATGAAACCAGAAAATgtaaagatggaggaggaggaggaaatacaGCAAGCTGGAAATGATGACGTGCCAAAGAAAGCCAAGAAGGGAAAAAACAATTTAGTAGTAAGCACAGAGGAAACTGAGGAACAagttaaagaaaagaagaagaaaaagaaaaagaaaagcactgGTGATGAAACCTCTGAAGCCATGGATGAAATCATTgtatcaaaaaagaaaaataaagctaaaactAAAGTGGCTGAGAGTGAGGAGAAGTTAGAAACGCCAGAGGCAGAAACTGGTGAGTTTGAAgaggtaaaagtaaaaaagaataaaaagaaaaaagaagatggaAATGGGGAAGGAATGGCTGAgatcaaaagcaaaaacaaaatgagcaaagcagagaaagaaaatctcCTCCACAGGAAGAAAGACACATCAACAAAGGATGAGATTatcacagaggaagaggagacagagccgaagaagaagaagaaaaagaaaaagggcaACTTAAAGGGAGATGAGAAAGAATGTGAAGAAGTTGAGGAGCAGAGTACGGAAACTCTGGCCACAGCAGCTGAGGAAACAACGagcaagaaaaggaagaagagctCCATTAACGGTAATGGACAGGTGGAGAATGTGAGCTTTGAAACTGgtgcaaaaaagaagaagaagaagattaaagAAGAGGTGGAAGACCAGCAG GATTTAGCCCAAGAGGACGTGGTGTTCCTGTCAGAGAAATCTGGAAACACTGATGAGGTCACCATTAACCAG gAAAGAAGACAGGCTTTACAAATTGAGATCGACAAGGCCTCTCAACCTCAAAAGCCAGCTAAACCTTCG GGTTTCGGCCAGTGGAGCACTGCACAGTTCAACAGCTCTGATCAGCAGCAGAAGTTCCTCCGGCTCATGGGCGGCTTCAAAAAGGGTTTCCAGCCGGCTGCTGGAAACactggaggaggaaacatggCACTGGGAAAGGACGCACAGCAACAGTTGCAGCAAGGGCTTCTGGGAGAATTTGAACGCGCTCAATCGCGCAGAATGGACTTCAGTGGCAGGGGCGCAGGACTTGGTTTTACTGCACCATCTAATAAGAAATTCTCCATTGACATCAATTCATGTCGATCAGTTCGCTTTGAtgattga
- the exosc1 gene encoding exosome complex component CSL4 → MSPMKLCVPGDKLCSVEDCIPGTGVYLRHGYIYSSLAGYVLKKNEGEELPVISVVRETEAQLLPDVGAIVTCKVTSINPRFAKVHILYVGSTPLKDRFRGTIRKEDVRATEKDKVETYKSFRPGDIVLAKVISLGDVQSNYLLTTAENELGVVVAHSESGAQMVPISWCEMQCPQTHVKEFRKVARVQPEYLQA, encoded by the exons ATGTCGCCCATGAAGCTGTGTGTTCCAG GTGACAAGCTATGCAGTGTAGAAGACTGTATTCCCGGCACGGGGGTGTACCTGCGACATGGCTACATATATTCCTCACTAGCAGGCTATGTGCTCAAGAaaaatgaaggagaggag TTACCAGTGATCTCAGTAGTCAGGGAAACAGAAGCACAACTATTACCAGATGTAGGAGCAATAGTCACCTGTAAG GTGACGAGTATCAACCCCAGGTTCGCCAAGGTTCACATCCTTTATGTTGGCTCCACGCCACTGAAGGATCGCTTCAGAGGGACTATCAG AAAAGAAGATGTGCGCGCAACAGAGAAAGACAAG GTGGAGACGTACAAAAGTTTCAGACCCGGAGACATCGTCTTGGCGAAAGTG ATCTCTCTCGGTGACGTGCAGTCTAACTACTTGTTGACAACAGCAGAGAATGAACTGGGAGTGGTGGTGGCACACAGTGAATCAG GTGCCCAGATGGTTCCCATCAGCTGGTGTGAGATGCAGTGCCCGCAGACACACGTCAAAGAGTTCCGCAAAGTGGCGCGAGTGCAGCCGGAATACCTGCAGGCCTGA
- the pgam1b gene encoding phosphoglycerate mutase 1b — MAAYKLVLIRHGESCWNQENRFCGWFDADLSETGEQEAKRGGQALKDAGYEFDICYTSVLKRAIRTLWFVLDSIDQMWLPVHRTWRLNERHYGGLTGLNKAETAAKHGEAQVKIWRRSFDIPPPSMDEEHDYYQNISKDRRYADLTEDQLPSCESLKDTIARALPFWNEEIVPQIKEGKRVLIAAHGNSLRGIVKHLEGMSEEAIMELNLPTGIPIVYELDKNLKPLGPMQFLGDEETVKKAMEAVAAQGKAKK; from the exons ATGGCTGCGTACAAGCTGGTCCTGATCCGCCATGGAGAGAGCTGCTGGAACCAGGAGAACCGATTCTGCGGCTGGTTCGACGCGGACCTGAGCGAGACCGGGGAGCAAGAGGCgaagagaggaggacaggcACTGAAAG ATGCTGGCTATGAATTTGATATTTGCTACACCTCTGTCCTGAAGAGGGCCATCCGCACCCTGTGGTTTGTTCTGGACAGCATCGACCAGATGTGGCTGCCTGTCCACCGGACCTGGCGCCTCAATGAGCGCCACTACGGTGGCCTGACCGGGCTGAACAAGGCtgaaacagcagctaaacacgGAGAGGCCCAGGTTAAGATCTGGAGGCGCTCTTTCGACATTCCTCCCCCGTCCATGGATGAGGAGCATGACTACTATCAGAACATAAGCAAG GACCGGCGTTACGCCGACCTCACCGAGGATCAGCTTCCCAGCTGCGAGAGTCTCAAGGACACCATCGCCAGGGCACTTCCCTTCTGGAACGAAGAGATTGTTCCTCAGAtcaaagagggaaagagggtGCTGATTGCTGCCCATGGAAACAGTCTGCGGGGCATCGTCAAGCATCTCGAGG GTATGTCAGAGGAGGCCATCATGGAGCTGAACCTGCCCACAGGTATCCCCATCGTGTATGAGCTGGACAAGAACTTGAAGCCTTTAGGACCCATGCAATTCCTGGGAGATGAGGAGACCGTCAAGAAGGCCATGGAAGCTGTTGCTGCTCAAGGAAAAGCCAAGAAATAG